GGCCCGCGATGCCCTAGAGTTCAGCCGCGACCTCACCTGGGAGCAATTTCAAGAGAGTTCCCTGCATCAGCATGCGATTGCCAAAGCCCTGGAAAATATCGGCGAAGCCGCGCGCAAAATCTCGGCAGAGACTCGCGCTGCACATCCCGAGATCCCGTGGGCGCAGGTCATCGCCCTGCGAAACCGGATTGCCCATGACTACTTCCACCTGAACCTGGCCGGAATATGGGACATCATCCAGCGCGAAGTTCCTGAGTTGATCGCCTTGATTGAACCGCTTGTGCCGTCGGAGGAGCCATGAGAACCACTCCCAATACCAAACGCCGGCTATCCCCACCTGCTCAGGCTAGCAACAACGCCAGTGAGGAATACACCCCCGGCTGGAACACCGGCTCGCTCTCTTGGCCTGGCTCAACAGCCAGCTCGGCTACTCAAGCAACCGCGAACTGCTGGAGGACATGAAGCAGGCCGACGAGGGCTTTGACGCTTCCGGGCGCAGTCACATCTACCATCGGCTCCTCTCGCGCGGCAGCAAGGTGCGAATCCCCCGAGGACCTGGCGCGTTACGATGACAACATCCGCGCGCACCTGGCGGCCATCAACGCCCGCCGTAGCCAGCCCATCACCCTGCTCTACTTCCAGTACCTGGCCTTCCTCTACACCGAAATCGTCCTTGCACCTAGATTTCATCTTTCACCGCCACCCAGCTGAAGCTCTTCCTTTACCTTCTTCAGGATCTTGTTGGCCTCCTTAGCCGCCTCCGGCGGTGGGATTGTCTTTCCGTCTCCCATCTCAATGCGAACAAAAAATCGGAACGGCGTATTCGCCTTGGCCTTAAGCTTCAGCAGGTCAGGAATAGCATCGCCCAGTTCCTGGATTTCAGAAGGCTCGAGCTCAGCACTCGCCATCAACACATTGGAAGGGGGTGGGGGTGGGGGCGGAGGCGGGACATCCAGCGGCACCTTGAGCTTTACAGACTGGGCCCCCGGGAAGTCGCAGGGCCAAGGACCGGATGCCTGGTCCAGCACGAGGAAGCGCGCCTGGAGAGCAGCCGTGATCACATCCCGAACGGTCTTCCACGGGAGCGTCTTACCTGCTTTGACGGACAAGGCCGTAGCAACGGAAAGGGCCGAAGCCACACCATCTTTCCAAGCCGCCGGCAGGTTCTCCGGAAGAATCTCCGCAGCAGCGATCACGGCTGGCGGCGGGCAGAGTTTCGACGTGGCGTTCAAGACGCCCGCCGGGATCGGCTCGCCCAGGATACTGGCTGGCCCCGAGAGCAGCCACAGCGCCCCGCTCTCAACGGCAAGGCCGATGGCCTTCTCCACCACTGCCTGCCCGGCCTTCGGAATCCGCATCGGCTCTTGGTAGCCTTCGCGTTCCACCTGCACGACGGTCGAACCGCTGAAGTAACGGGTCACTGCGTCAACCGTGATCTCATCGGCAGACCACAGGCCCGGCAAATGTTTGGGTGCCAGGAGTGCAGGGGAAATCTCCCCAAGCTCGGCGGCCTCCGGAAGGACGAGCTCAAGCGCCGGATCGTTCATCGCGTTCTCATCCGGCCTGGACATCCACCACGTCCGCACCGAGCCGTCGGGCCGGGTCAGCCGAAGCACGAAGGTTCCCCCCTCGCACCCGTTTGCAAGCGTGTCAAGGATGGCGCTGGAGCGAAGCATCTTCGGCAGATGCGGCAACTGCGCAAAGGCACCCGCCAGGTCCTTGACCCGCCGCGAGGTCTCGCCTGAGCGCCAGAGGTTATAAGGGCCATCGGGGAGAAGAGCCTCGGCCGTGATGGCGGTATCCTGCACGCGCGACCGCTTATCGCTCTTGATGATGTTGAAGTGCGGGTCCTCCGTGACGGTGATCTTGAAGGCCTGCACTTCATCCTTCTCCGAGACAGTCACCACGATGCAATACGCCTGTTTGACCGCTTCGGGAATACGGGCTTTGGCCTTCTCGATGTTGATCTGGAGAGTCTCGGCCCGGGCGGGATCGACGTTGCCGTCCTTTTGTTGCTTCTTGATCTCCTCGCGCACCTGCTCCCAGCCCAGGTAGTCGCGGGCCCTGGCCATTGCCAGCTCGAGGCCGTCGCGTGAGGGCACAAGCAGGATCACCGCGTTCCGGTAAACCCTCGGACGATCCGGCCCTGTTGTCTCGTCGATGAATCGCTTCGCCTCGGGGCTGGGCTTTCCTGATTCCGAAGCGGCGCCCGGACCCAAGACGGCGTAATGGAACGCGCCGTCATCTTCGATGTCCTTGGGCCGTGCGGGGAGCGTGTGGACACGAGCCCCCGCCGCGGAAGCGTTGGCCGTGAGAGCCTTAGTCTTGCTGATATCGTCCAGGAGTCTTGCCCGGACGACGTCCTCGGGGATATTCTTGGCGGCGATGGCATGCATCTGCGTGAGATTGGGTCGGTTGCCCAGCCGCCACGTTGCGGGCAGTTGGCCTTCGGCCACGGCGGCGTAGAGGTCGTCGAGCCAGTAGCTCTCCTGCGCCCATCGGGCCAAGCCCTTTTGCAGCTCGATCTTGTCAGGCCTGGTAGAACCCAGAAGAACCAGGAGGTCCCGCGTTCTGGCCGTCTGACCGATAGGCTGGGAGTGAAGAAACGTCGCCACAACGGCCTGCTCTATCTCCCGGAACTTGAGACCGACCGATTCGTCCTGGATCCGTATCGCTTGGGCGAACTCGCTATTCAGGATGCCGGTCCAGGCCTGCTTCTTCCCTTCCCACTCCTCGGTGTCGGCGACGGCGACCATCTCACGCAGCGACTCGGACAAGCCCTCGAAGCCGGGCGGGGAAAGGAACACAGCGGGCCCGATGAGCGGGCTCATGTCCCATTTTTCGGCTTGCCGGAGCGCCAAGGCGAACGTCCGCAGCACCCCGCGGGTTCGCTGGAACCGAGCGAGCTGCGTCCACTTGGAGTAAAGCACCTCGGTGAGATCGGGGTGGAATGGATAGCTCTTCAGGAACCGCTCCTCCGCCTCCGCACCCTGCTTGGCCGTCTGCTCGTCGACCCCCTGGATGCCTTTGAGGGCCGCCACCACGTGCTGGCGGAAAGATTCCCGATCCTTGAGCGACTCCGTCGTGAAGAACCGTCGGCGCAGTACTTCGGCGATATCCTCCTTGACCACCGGTTCCACCGCTTCTTCGCGTTGCCGCTGGAAGATGTCATAGAGCTCGGCCTGGATCTCGCGGCCAAGCGTGTCGCTTTTACGCGGGTCTGTCGCCAGGAGCGACGCCACGAGGCAGCAGCGGTCCACCTTGGCCACGGCCTGCGTCAGGTACTGGAAGAAATTCACGAGCCGGGACCGCCACTCGGGATCCTGGGCGACCTTCTCGCGGGCGTACATCAAGACCTCGTCGACGAGGATCAAGGTCCCAAGCCCGTCCCTGGCTGGGAGTTCCAGGAGCTCCGCCAGGAGGTTCTCGGCGGGGGCCGAATCGCGTTCTTCCGCCTTGCCGTCGGCGTGCAGAAGCTTGAGTCCTTCATCGCCCGCGATCTGGTAGGCCAGGATGCTCCAGGGCTGCTTCAGGGTGCGCACCTTTCCCGCGGGGGAAGCGATTTCCATGCCCTTCTCGACGTCCAGCTTGTCGAAGCACAGCCCCGCCACGCGGCACTTGGGAGGCTTCTGGCCGATGGCCTGGACAAATTCCGCAACGGACGGAAGATTGGGCAGCTTGTCGGGATCGGTAACGAGGTGGCGAAGCGTGATCAGGGTATGGGTCTTGCCGCCCCCATAGGTGAGTTCCAACTGGCGGACGGCCTTGTCGTTCTTCCCGGCCAGCCGCAAAACCACGTCGCGCACGAGCTGGCGCAGGTTGTAGGTCGGGAAGGTAAGGGCGAAAAACTCCTCGGGCTTCTCGTAGATCGGGCGCTTGCCACGCTGCATCAGGACCTCGTAGAGGTCGGCGGCGAACATATGAAGCGGGAGTTCGCCGGAGCGCAGGTCCTCTCGCAGATTGACCACCTCGTGCCACGGCTTCCAAGGTAGCTTGGCCATGTCAATCCCCCTCTCGATCCGGTTGATATTCCCGAATGCGGTTGCGCTCGACGATCCAGAGCTTGCCTTTGATATCGTTCTGAGCAAGCCCTTCAATCAACGTACGGCAGCACGCCCAGAGGTCTTGGTCGGTCGGCTTGTGCGGAAGGCGTAAGACGGCGATGCCGCTGTATTCCCAAGGAGGGAAAAGGAAGGGATTGCTGAAGTCCAGGTCGAGCGTGACTAGACACCTACCCTCTGCCCGACAGGCGGTGATGAGCACGCGATCGCTGGCGGAGCAGAGGTTTTGCTGCGGAACGGTGGCGACGTCATGGCCCGCGGATCGGAACAGGCGTGCACCCCGTTCACCCAAGTTCTCATCGAGCTTGAGCTTCATCATTGATTCGCCGCCGGCAGCTCGACATATCGTTCGCGCGACATTTCGGCCCCATACGCAATGCAAGCTCGGATGTCGTCGTCGTCGATACCAGGGTAATTCTCGCGGATCTGATCGAACGTCCAGCCGCTGGCCAGCAAATCCAAGATCAGCGACACCCAGATTCGGTGTCCCCGAATACAGGGCTTGCCGAAGCAAATATTCGGATCGATGGAGATGCGCTTCAACAGGTCTTCTCGGTTCATGGACGATCCTCCTTGTTTGACGGAGTATCGGTGTCGTCGCCAAAAGTCAAGCCCAGCTGGCGATTTTCCTTCACCGCGCCCCTGGCCTGGACGTGGTTGCTCAGGGATTCGAGCAGGGAGCGCTCTTCGCTTCCGTGGGGCGAAAGCTCGATGAGCGACTGGAGGAGCCGCTTGAAAAGTTCTTGCCGGCGCAGTCCGTTGCCGTCGAGGTACTCGTCCACCTTGGCAAGATCGCCGGCCTTCCAGAGATGCATCAGGCGGTGCACGCGGTCGATGAGAGGGATCGGTTTCCCGGCCGGCGCCTCATAGCCAAGTGAACGTCTCTTACGCTGCGCCCACGTCTTGAGCTTCACCTTGCTCCCGGATTCCTCGAAAGTAGTAGCCGCGTCCTCGCCGCTTTCTTCCTCTTCTATCTCATCATCATCTTCAAGCGACGAGACGTCGCTTCTACTATAGCCGATGATGTCCCACGTGTCGGCCAGCTCCTTGTCGGAGAGGCCACACGAGATCGCGTAGAGGATGCACGCGCCCGCCGGGGCTTCCTCGAGGCCGAAGTCGTGACGATGCAGAAGGTAGTAGGCGGTTGGATCGTCGAGAGTAGACGCGTCGTCTCGACGCGTATCTTCATGTTCGCTTCCACTCAGCACTCGGCCGACCACGAACTCCACGACCATCCGCCGCACGTGGGCGAGGAACTCGCTCACCGTCATCAGGCCCGGCTCATTGGCCTTCTTGACCACGGGGTGCTTGCTGTAGGCCTCGAGCGCCGGACCCGTTGCCGCCCACACGAAGTCCGGCCCACGGATGCCCGCGTCCCAGAATTCGCGGAGCTTGGCGCGGATATTCCGACGCATCTCTTCCAGAACCTGGTTGTCCCAGCCGGGCTTCGAAAGTAGAAGCGGCGTCCCGCCGCTTTCATCCACGCGACGAGACGTCGCGTCTACGAACGTAGAAGCGGCGTCCTCGCCGCTTGAGATTACGCGATGAGACGTCGCGTCTACTCGCTTCTTGCAGACCAGCCAAACGGAGGAGGCGAGAGCAGAAGACGCCTTTGCACGCATCCTGGTGTTCATCTCCGTCTGGATGGGCCAGCTGCCGTCGACGACGAAACCCGATCGAACGAGTGCCGACACGAGGGCTTCCCATGCATCAGGCTGCTTGTTGGCGAAAACAACAACCATCTTGCCATCCGGTTTCAGTGCGTTCCTGCACGCCTGAAACGCACGCGCCATTCCCTCCTCATAAACGGCCTTCGACTTGGCCTTGTCGCCTCCGTGACGACTTGCGTCATCGATGAGTTCCCCGTCGTTTCTCTCGTGATTCCACTTGGGCGAAAGGGGGTCTCGAAATGCCCTGTCCAGGTCCAGAGAAAGACCGTTCAGCGAGCGCTTCAGCCATAGATAGAAAAAATCCATCAGATCCGAGTACGGAATCGCATCGTAGTAGGGCGGGTCCGTCACCACGGCGTCGTACTGGCCGGAACTGATCTCGAGGGCAGATCGGTTCTCCGCCACGGGCGCCTCGGCATCCGTCGAAGCGAGTAAAGCATGGTCGATACAGAGCGACACCCAGTTGAGCTGGGCGCAATACGCCGCGCCGACGACATTGATGACTGCCACCTCGGCGAAGTCCCACGTAATCGGCAAAGCGAAGCGAGTAAAGGTATTCCCGACAAACTCGCCGGAAATAACCCATCGGCAAGTCGTTGAATTGTAGTCTGCAACCTTGTCGTTGAGTATGGCTAGGTAACCTATGACAGCCTCACGCCATTCCGACGGATAGCCAAACCGCAACATCTCAGTTGCCGCCTCCCTCGTCCACTTCACGAACGTCCCCAGCGCCAGAAGCTGGCGGGGGGTGAAGAGATCCCTCCATCGCGTGAAGCCGTAGCCGTCTACGGAAAAAGCTCGGCTTGCTCCGATTCCTCCCCTGGGAGTCGGCTCCACGGGCAACCCGAACGGAATCTGCGCGAAGAGGTCGGGCAATGCCTTCTCTGCCTGACCCGCTTTCTCTATTTCCTCTCGCTCCGGCAGCCGGTACTCCTTGCCGTCTTGTCCTTCCACGACCACGGCGGTCATGACCGAGCCGAGACGCCCGGCCCGACCCTCCAGTCGAATGTCCTCCATCGTCATGATCGTGCCGCAGCAGGGGCACTTGGCGCCAGAGCGCGACATCGTTCCCGCCCCGAGGCGCTTGTCGTGCTCGCGGCGCTGCGCTGCGTTCCCGCCTTTTACGGGAACGTTTGTCTCGATTCCAAAGACCACAGTAGACGCGACGTCCCGTCGCGTTGGGGCGGCACTGTCTTCCGGCTTGCCCTTGGGATTATTCCGAATGTATTGCCTGACTCGTTCCATTTGAGCAGGGCTTCTAATAATGTGGTCAAAGGATTCTTTCTGCCATACGGTTCCGCTGCGCCCCAGTTTCCTGTTGATCTCGTGCGCCGTGTAGGACTTCCATGAATGAAGGATCTCGGACAGTTCATGCCCAGCCAGGGGGGTCACCAAAGCATGGACATGGTTGGGCATCACCACATGTTCATCGAGAAGGTAGCGTTCTCCATCAAAGTGCCGCAGAGCACTTTCGACAAGTGCCTTGATTTCTGGTTTGGCAAGGATGCATTCGCCGTAACCGGCGTCTAGCCATTCCTGAAAACGTTGGGGAAAAAGTTGATAATACTCGCGACGTGTCTTTTCGTCGTGAGGTTCAGGATGTTTCTCCTGCCACGCCTTGCGTTCCTCTTCCCATTGCAGCAACTTCTCTTGAGGCATGGAATCTGCTAGACGGAAGGTCACGAAATAGGTTGCACCGTCCTGGCGCCAATGGGGAAGGTTGCCGGAAAGGTTGCCAATGGGGGCTTCAGGATCGAAGTAATGCAGAAGCGCCGTCTCGACGCTTCTCGCACGCGGCGAGGACGCCGCGTCTACTATTACTTGCATCGTGAGGAGCACGCGCTTTTTTTCCTTCTTGCACAGCCAGCGGGTCTTGAGGAGCGGGATCGTCGCGCGGCAGTTCTTGCAGGTCACCGTGCGCGCCCAGAGGTAGGCGACCGTCGGCTTCGCCACCCATCGGGGATTGCGTTTGTCTGCCAGGTACTCCGCGCTGAACTGGGCATTCAGCCGGTCAATGTCCGGCTTCCCATCTTCCTTGAGGGGAACCAGGCGCGTGGGCTGCTTCTCGTAAGGTAGACGCGACGTCCCGTCGCATAGAAAGCGGCGGGACGCCACTTCTACCGGCTCGAACTCGGCGTAGGTCGGGTAGAACCTGGCAAGTTCCCGTCGGGCGCGGTCGAGAACCCACTGGCCCCACGCTCGGACGTGCCAGGCGAGGTCTGCTTCCAAAGGAGACGCGACGTCCCGTTGCATGGCCTGTTTAAAAAGCGACAAGACGTCGCTTCTACACCGCGGGTGCGCCTTGTAAAAGGCCTTCATGAACTCCTCGTTCTCGAGGATGAAGTCCGGCAGAGGATGGGTCTTCCCGGCCAGCTTCTGCGGATATTCGAGCGTGCATTTGAGGATGAACCAGGCGACCGGGTTGATGTCCACGGCCGTCACCTCGCACCCGAGGCGCATGGCCTCCAGCGGGATCGCACCGCCGCCCGCGAAGGGGTCCAGCACTTTGGGTGGGCGCCCTCCGTAGGCCTTGCGGATCTCCTGCCGGAACCACTCCAGCAGCTCCTTGTTCTCGGTCTCCCGGCCCCAGTGCAGAATGCCTCCCTCGGTGGCTTCCTTCTCACGCTCGACGACCCGCCCGCCGGGCATCTTCTTGCGCTCGATCTTTTTCACTACTTTGCCACCGATTTTCTCGCAGAGCTTCTGGCGTGCTTCGGGCGTTCCGGGATCAGGCAGGAGCGTGGCGATGAGGGCGGCCCGGCACGCGGCCAGCGGCCGCCGCGCTGGCCAGATGTGGAGCGTCGAGATGTGCCCATGCCGCACGTTCTTCTCGTGGACGGAGTCCAGAGAAGCCTGCTTCAGCGGGAAGGCATGCTCGATCAGGCGAGATTTGTCCATGCATCATCCTCGCGTGCCTACTTGTTAGGGTCTGCCGTCCACTTCAGACATCCTGATGGCATCGTGTCCTATAGGGAACACATATGCTGCCGCGTGCCAATCTCTATTGGGATCGCCGCCCATCAGCAGAAGTACCGGTTCGGGACACCTCATCGCATTATTGGTGGCAAATGACTTCATTTGTTCATGGTCTATTTCGCTAGGGATAGGGGCGGCCAAAGGATGGTAATGCCACTCGCCAAGGTAATACTGTTTCCGACGCCAGAGACGGTTCAAGAACGCCTGGAGACCTCGCACGCCGCGGTTGAAAAATACTCTGCCTCGTCTGGAATCTGCCGGAGGTCCAGACACATCGGTTACGATAGCCCAATCGTGCTTGTCAGTATAGTAACCAACGAGAATTCCCCCTGTCTCCATATGCCTTGATGCCTTACAGAATGCGATTATCTTGTCCATTGTCATTCCTTGCACAGACAGTCCAAACCGCGCATCAGGCGTTCTAAACTCAAGGGTTCTCATGTTCATTACTATTGGACCAATTTGATTCCCGGTGGGAACTCATCCTTCTGCTCCTGTTCAAACACGCACAATCGAGGAGAACGTGGAGGATTAGTCATCCATGAATCAATGCATTTCACGGCGATGGAACTCAACAACCAGATATCATCCGAGCGAGCGGGAAAGACGGGGTGCCAGCATCCGAGCCCTTCGGGGGGCAACTCGAATCCCTTGTGCTCTTTCAACTCTTTGTCGAGCCACGGGGTCAGCATGGCCGAGAAATCATGATGGGGGAACCTCTCGCCACATGCCCCGAATAAAAATAACCGTCGGGCTTGAAGACCTGTCGAGATACTCACAAACAGTTTGTTGCCCTCCCAAGGAAAGGTGCTCAATCGGAAAGCAGCACGGTCATCACCAGTACAGTCGATGACGATAGTGCACTCCGCCATTTTCCGTTGCTCAACCTCAGTGGTGTTGTGCACGTATCGTCTGACCCCCTCGGCGGTAACGTGAGGAGAGATGCTGTTCAATCGGGCCGCCAACGACTCTGCTTTTGGTGTCTGTATCTCTTGGATGGAGAGCGTGTGACGACACAAGTTGCCCACTTCAAGGATGTCTCCGTCTACCACAACTATTCTCTGACAGCCTTCGCGAACGAGTATCTCAGCCACCGAGGATCCTATAGCCCCAGCGCCAACTATCAGAACCTTGGCACCCGTTAGTGAAGATGATGCTCGGCCTCTTGTCCGTATCTGTTGCTCCGACCAGTTCCTTGAGATGATCCAGTCAATGCTGCTGCTATCCGAAAGAACGGTACGGGCGTCGTTCATTGCGAAGTTTCCCTCCTTGGGGCGAAAGCCTTTCACCTTGCCATGTGTAAGCACAGGCAGCTGGAGTGCCTGCCAGTGGTACATCGCGGGTTCGCCCCCAATGGTAGTTGGTATGGGGAAGCCGACAAGTAGAATGTGCCGTTTGCCGTCACGAAAGTCTCGAGCAAGGTCGAAGAACAGAGGATTGAAGTCAACGCCCTGTTCCTTCATTGCTGCTCGCAGTTCGCCGAAGGTTGCGGGGGCTTGCCAAGGGTGGATCACCGGTATACGAGGTAGGCGGATCCACATCGCGGAGAGTTTGCGCGCAGTCCCATGCCTTAACAAGGCTCCGTACTCCACTTCCCGAATGGTTTTTCCTCGTGCATTTGAGAAGGTGGTGACGGCATACCACGCGTTGACGCCATCAGGTTGAACCACGGTGGCAACCCCACATACCTCGACCGTCTCTTCCTGCCAGAACCGAAAGGAGTCCTCGTCTTCGATGAAGCCTAGTGTAGTGTGTGATCGTCGCGGAAAGTCTGGCAATTCGAACGGTTCGCCCACCTCGGCTACTCGACCTGCTGCCGCAGCCTCTAACCACTCCTTAGCTCGCATTACGTGCCACCGCAACCGCTCTTCAGGCGAGGTGGGTTCGATATCGTAGGCCCGCCGCCCCGCGTAGCGCAGCGATGTCCGGACGCATATCTTCCCCTCTCGCCACGGGACATCAGGATTCCCCTCAGCGTTGTGTGACTGATGGGGAAATGTGTGTTTGATCCCCCCGTCTTTGGCAGGATACAGTTCAATATCGCCCCATGGATAGTCGTCATCTGCAACGATGAACCACACCGACTTGGCAGGAATGAGACCGGCAGGCTTTACCGTCAAACGACATCGCAGCGCCCATTTCTTGAATAGCTCATTCCACACCCAGTCTTCCAACAGTTCGCAGAAAGGGAGTCCATCCAGCGCTCGTCGTGCTCGCAACAAACTATCTGGTGGTTGGAATTTCATATTGTCAAGCAAAGCGTCCGCCTCCGATGATGGAGACATTCTTCCTTGGCGTATACCCACCCGGCTTGTCGGGCGACTCACCGTTACCGTCATCCTTCTTTGCCGGTGGGTCCGGGAACCGGTCACCAAAGAGCTGTCGCCACAGAATCACGCTCTCGTGCAGGTCTTCTTCGTTGTATGCTCGGCGGGCTAACTCGGCTGCCTCCGTGATGTGCTCGTGGAAGGCGACGAAGTCATCGGGAGACACTCGCCCTAATACATTGTGCTCTGGAACACCATGGTCAGGAACCCTTGGTGTTCGTTTCTGCTCAACATCTGTGCGGTATACGTCGCGAATGCCTTCGAGGGCTGAGACCACACCAGCGGCGACGGATTGAATACCATCCGCGCAGTTTATGCAGCAAAGGTGCTCTAGGGGATAGC
The sequence above is drawn from the bacterium genome and encodes:
- a CDS encoding DUF499 domain-containing protein; this encodes MAKLPWKPWHEVVNLREDLRSGELPLHMFAADLYEVLMQRGKRPIYEKPEEFFALTFPTYNLRQLVRDVVLRLAGKNDKAVRQLELTYGGGKTHTLITLRHLVTDPDKLPNLPSVAEFVQAIGQKPPKCRVAGLCFDKLDVEKGMEIASPAGKVRTLKQPWSILAYQIAGDEGLKLLHADGKAEERDSAPAENLLAELLELPARDGLGTLILVDEVLMYAREKVAQDPEWRSRLVNFFQYLTQAVAKVDRCCLVASLLATDPRKSDTLGREIQAELYDIFQRQREEAVEPVVKEDIAEVLRRRFFTTESLKDRESFRQHVVAALKGIQGVDEQTAKQGAEAEERFLKSYPFHPDLTEVLYSKWTQLARFQRTRGVLRTFALALRQAEKWDMSPLIGPAVFLSPPGFEGLSESLREMVAVADTEEWEGKKQAWTGILNSEFAQAIRIQDESVGLKFREIEQAVVATFLHSQPIGQTARTRDLLVLLGSTRPDKIELQKGLARWAQESYWLDDLYAAVAEGQLPATWRLGNRPNLTQMHAIAAKNIPEDVVRARLLDDISKTKALTANASAAGARVHTLPARPKDIEDDGAFHYAVLGPGAASESGKPSPEAKRFIDETTGPDRPRVYRNAVILLVPSRDGLELAMARARDYLGWEQVREEIKKQQKDGNVDPARAETLQINIEKAKARIPEAVKQAYCIVVTVSEKDEVQAFKITVTEDPHFNIIKSDKRSRVQDTAITAEALLPDGPYNLWRSGETSRRVKDLAGAFAQLPHLPKMLRSSAILDTLANGCEGGTFVLRLTRPDGSVRTWWMSRPDENAMNDPALELVLPEAAELGEISPALLAPKHLPGLWSADEITVDAVTRYFSGSTVVQVEREGYQEPMRIPKAGQAVVEKAIGLAVESGALWLLSGPASILGEPIPAGVLNATSKLCPPPAVIAAAEILPENLPAAWKDGVASALSVATALSVKAGKTLPWKTVRDVITAALQARFLVLDQASGPWPCDFPGAQSVKLKVPLDVPPPPPPPPPSNVLMASAELEPSEIQELGDAIPDLLKLKAKANTPFRFFVRIEMGDGKTIPPPEAAKEANKILKKVKEELQLGGGER
- a CDS encoding DUF86 domain-containing protein; this encodes MWRDAAYLLDMLIAARDALEFSRDLTWEQFQESSLHQHAIAKALENIGEAARKISAETRAAHPEIPWAQVIALRNRIAHDYFHLNLAGIWDIIQREVPELIALIEPLVPSEEP
- a CDS encoding DUF1156 domain-containing protein; protein product: MDKSRLIEHAFPLKQASLDSVHEKNVRHGHISTLHIWPARRPLAACRAALIATLLPDPGTPEARQKLCEKIGGKVVKKIERKKMPGGRVVEREKEATEGGILHWGRETENKELLEWFRQEIRKAYGGRPPKVLDPFAGGGAIPLEAMRLGCEVTAVDINPVAWFILKCTLEYPQKLAGKTHPLPDFILENEEFMKAFYKAHPRCRSDVLSLFKQAMQRDVASPLEADLAWHVRAWGQWVLDRARRELARFYPTYAEFEPVEVASRRFLCDGTSRLPYEKQPTRLVPLKEDGKPDIDRLNAQFSAEYLADKRNPRWVAKPTVAYLWARTVTCKNCRATIPLLKTRWLCKKEKKRVLLTMQVIVDAASSPRARSVETALLHYFDPEAPIGNLSGNLPHWRQDGATYFVTFRLADSMPQEKLLQWEEERKAWQEKHPEPHDEKTRREYYQLFPQRFQEWLDAGYGECILAKPEIKALVESALRHFDGERYLLDEHVVMPNHVHALVTPLAGHELSEILHSWKSYTAHEINRKLGRSGTVWQKESFDHIIRSPAQMERVRQYIRNNPKGKPEDSAAPTRRDVASTVVFGIETNVPVKGGNAAQRREHDKRLGAGTMSRSGAKCPCCGTIMTMEDIRLEGRAGRLGSVMTAVVVEGQDGKEYRLPEREEIEKAGQAEKALPDLFAQIPFGLPVEPTPRGGIGASRAFSVDGYGFTRWRDLFTPRQLLALGTFVKWTREAATEMLRFGYPSEWREAVIGYLAILNDKVADYNSTTCRWVISGEFVGNTFTRFALPITWDFAEVAVINVVGAAYCAQLNWVSLCIDHALLASTDAEAPVAENRSALEISSGQYDAVVTDPPYYDAIPYSDLMDFFYLWLKRSLNGLSLDLDRAFRDPLSPKWNHERNDGELIDDASRHGGDKAKSKAVYEEGMARAFQACRNALKPDGKMVVVFANKQPDAWEALVSALVRSGFVVDGSWPIQTEMNTRMRAKASSALASSVWLVCKKRVDATSHRVISSGEDAASTFVDATSRRVDESGGTPLLLSKPGWDNQVLEEMRRNIRAKLREFWDAGIRGPDFVWAATGPALEAYSKHPVVKKANEPGLMTVSEFLAHVRRMVVEFVVGRVLSGSEHEDTRRDDASTLDDPTAYYLLHRHDFGLEEAPAGACILYAISCGLSDKELADTWDIIGYSRSDVSSLEDDDEIEEEESGEDAATTFEESGSKVKLKTWAQRKRRSLGYEAPAGKPIPLIDRVHRLMHLWKAGDLAKVDEYLDGNGLRRQELFKRLLQSLIELSPHGSEERSLLESLSNHVQARGAVKENRQLGLTFGDDTDTPSNKEDRP
- a CDS encoding DUF433 domain-containing protein, yielding MNREDLLKRISIDPNICFGKPCIRGHRIWVSLILDLLASGWTFDQIRENYPGIDDDDIRACIAYGAEMSRERYVELPAANQ
- a CDS encoding DUF5615 family PIN-like protein, producing MMKLKLDENLGERGARLFRSAGHDVATVPQQNLCSASDRVLITACRAEGRCLVTLDLDFSNPFLFPPWEYSGIAVLRLPHKPTDQDLWACCRTLIEGLAQNDIKGKLWIVERNRIREYQPDREGD
- a CDS encoding ThiF family adenylyltransferase: MWNELFKKWALRCRLTVKPAGLIPAKSVWFIVADDDYPWGDIELYPAKDGGIKHTFPHQSHNAEGNPDVPWREGKICVRTSLRYAGRRAYDIEPTSPEERLRWHVMRAKEWLEAAAAGRVAEVGEPFELPDFPRRSHTTLGFIEDEDSFRFWQEETVEVCGVATVVQPDGVNAWYAVTTFSNARGKTIREVEYGALLRHGTARKLSAMWIRLPRIPVIHPWQAPATFGELRAAMKEQGVDFNPLFFDLARDFRDGKRHILLVGFPIPTTIGGEPAMYHWQALQLPVLTHGKVKGFRPKEGNFAMNDARTVLSDSSSIDWIISRNWSEQQIRTRGRASSSLTGAKVLIVGAGAIGSSVAEILVREGCQRIVVVDGDILEVGNLCRHTLSIQEIQTPKAESLAARLNSISPHVTAEGVRRYVHNTTEVEQRKMAECTIVIDCTGDDRAAFRLSTFPWEGNKLFVSISTGLQARRLFLFGACGERFPHHDFSAMLTPWLDKELKEHKGFELPPEGLGCWHPVFPARSDDIWLLSSIAVKCIDSWMTNPPRSPRLCVFEQEQKDEFPPGIKLVQ